In one window of Maribacter sp. BPC-D8 DNA:
- a CDS encoding ligase-associated DNA damage response exonuclease, whose protein sequence is MKTPLLQFTANGIYCEKAKVYLDPWKPVDHAIISHGHADHSRYGHKKYITHHRNVPIILHRLGEINVEGKEWGETFIINNVKFSLHPAGHIIGSSQIRVEHKGEVWVFTGDYKTENDGISTPYEPIKCNTFITECTFGLPAFKWTPQAEVLENINNWWAENKAEGKTSILFGYSLGKAQRLLKYLNTDIGEIYTHGAIENMTEVLRPLVDFPKTTLITKETKKEQLLGNIVLAPPNAHGSTWIKKMVPYVTASASGWMTFRGARRRRAIDKGFVLSDHCDWSGLLESIEATGAEKIITTHGYTDIFSKYLREQGYDARTEATQYGEEDSSSTSEEEKVLIET, encoded by the coding sequence ATGAAAACTCCTCTATTACAATTTACTGCCAATGGCATTTATTGCGAAAAAGCCAAGGTCTATCTTGACCCGTGGAAACCAGTAGACCATGCCATTATTTCGCATGGTCATGCCGACCATAGTCGATACGGTCACAAAAAGTATATTACTCACCATAGAAATGTTCCAATTATTCTACATCGATTAGGTGAAATTAATGTTGAAGGAAAAGAGTGGGGCGAAACTTTTATAATAAATAACGTAAAATTTAGTCTGCACCCAGCAGGTCACATAATTGGCTCATCTCAAATACGAGTTGAGCATAAAGGTGAGGTCTGGGTATTTACAGGCGATTATAAAACAGAAAACGATGGTATCTCTACTCCGTACGAACCTATAAAATGCAACACCTTTATTACCGAATGTACTTTTGGGCTACCAGCTTTTAAATGGACGCCACAAGCAGAGGTATTAGAGAATATTAATAACTGGTGGGCAGAAAATAAAGCTGAAGGCAAAACATCTATTCTTTTTGGGTATAGCTTAGGGAAAGCTCAACGCTTATTAAAATATCTGAATACAGACATTGGTGAAATATACACTCATGGTGCCATTGAGAATATGACCGAGGTATTGCGACCATTAGTAGATTTCCCTAAAACGACTCTTATTACTAAAGAAACGAAAAAAGAACAACTACTTGGCAATATCGTTTTAGCACCACCAAATGCACATGGCAGTACATGGATAAAAAAAATGGTGCCGTATGTAACTGCTTCCGCAAGCGGATGGATGACCTTTAGAGGCGCCCGAAGACGAAGAGCAATTGACAAAGGTTTTGTATTAAGTGACCATTGCGACTGGTCGGGACTTCTAGAAAGTATTGAAGCTACAGGCGCAGAAAAGATCATTACCACCCACGGATACACCGATATATTCTCAAAATATTTACGTGAGCAAGGCTATGACGCCCGTACCGAAGCTACACAATATGGCGAAGAAGATAGTTCATCAACATCGGAAGAAGAAAAAGTACTAATAGAAACTTAA
- a CDS encoding lysophospholipid acyltransferase family protein, translating to MGLVTAKEIANAINLSKYGVFGTFIGWVLLKVTRLSRINRDYDSIAHLEGEEYANAILKLYEIDYEIPEEDFRRLPKDGPYVTISNHPLGAIDGILLFKLMVKQRPDYKIMANFLLQRMKPLEPFVLPVNPFSEHKDARSNLAGFKKTLEHLKNGHVLGVFPAGEVSTHKDGKLIVDKPWEEAAIKLIRKADVPVVPIYFHAKNSSLFYRISKLGDSLRTAMIPSQVFSQRNRPIKVRIGQPISVATQKEQQSLEEYTDLLRRKTYMLSNAYEKERLIDQIPTSLKIPKQPKKIADAVRKEVMEGEIEKLREKDCRLLQSKNYEVFLATEKDMPFILKEIGRQREVTFRAIGEGTNKAIDLDSFDSYYHHLFLWDSEAKCIVGAYRMGMGSEIFPKHGIDGFYLQDLFRVEPELYDMMEHSIEMGRAYITKEYQQKPMPLFLLWKGIVHTTLRFPEHKYLIGGVSISNQFSNFSKSLMIEFMKSNYWDPYVAQYIRPKKEFKVKLKDADKEFVFDETQADLNKFDRLIDEVEPGNLRLPVLIKKYIKQNARVVAFNVDPLFNNSVDGLMYIKIADLPESTVKPVMEEFQAELERKLHESQNTDVEE from the coding sequence ATGGGTTTAGTTACCGCCAAGGAAATTGCCAATGCTATCAATCTCTCCAAATACGGAGTGTTTGGTACTTTTATAGGCTGGGTATTACTGAAGGTGACACGTTTGTCTCGAATTAATAGAGATTATGATAGCATTGCCCATTTAGAAGGTGAAGAATATGCCAATGCTATTCTAAAGCTTTACGAAATTGATTATGAAATTCCTGAGGAAGATTTTAGACGTTTGCCGAAAGATGGTCCGTATGTGACTATAAGTAATCACCCGTTGGGTGCTATTGATGGTATTTTGTTGTTCAAATTAATGGTGAAGCAACGACCAGATTATAAGATAATGGCTAATTTCTTATTGCAAAGAATGAAGCCGTTAGAGCCTTTTGTTTTACCGGTAAATCCGTTTAGCGAACATAAAGATGCCAGAAGTAATTTAGCCGGATTCAAAAAAACTTTAGAGCATTTAAAAAATGGTCATGTATTAGGGGTGTTTCCTGCTGGTGAAGTTTCGACCCATAAAGATGGTAAGCTCATTGTAGATAAACCTTGGGAAGAAGCTGCCATAAAATTGATTAGAAAAGCAGATGTGCCTGTTGTTCCTATTTATTTTCATGCCAAAAATAGTTCGTTGTTTTACCGTATTTCTAAATTAGGAGATTCGTTAAGAACGGCAATGATTCCTTCTCAGGTATTTTCGCAAAGAAATAGACCAATTAAGGTGAGAATAGGGCAGCCGATTTCTGTCGCTACCCAAAAAGAACAACAGAGTTTAGAAGAATACACAGATCTTCTGCGTCGTAAAACCTATATGCTGTCTAACGCATATGAGAAAGAGCGTTTAATAGATCAAATACCGACTTCCCTTAAAATACCTAAGCAACCTAAGAAAATTGCAGATGCGGTTCGTAAAGAGGTTATGGAAGGAGAAATAGAAAAACTTAGGGAGAAAGATTGTCGCTTGCTTCAGAGTAAAAATTATGAAGTCTTTCTAGCTACTGAAAAGGATATGCCTTTTATTTTGAAAGAAATAGGAAGACAGCGTGAAGTAACCTTTAGAGCCATTGGTGAGGGAACGAATAAAGCGATTGACCTTGATAGTTTCGATAGTTATTATCATCATCTTTTTTTATGGGATTCTGAGGCTAAATGTATTGTAGGTGCCTATAGAATGGGAATGGGTTCTGAAATTTTCCCTAAACATGGCATTGATGGTTTTTATCTTCAAGATCTTTTTAGGGTAGAACCTGAGTTGTATGATATGATGGAGCACTCTATTGAAATGGGTCGCGCCTATATCACTAAAGAATACCAGCAAAAACCAATGCCATTATTTTTACTTTGGAAGGGGATTGTGCATACGACTTTAAGATTTCCAGAACATAAGTATTTAATAGGCGGAGTAAGTATCAGTAATCAGTTTTCAAACTTCTCAAAATCGTTGATGATTGAATTTATGAAGTCTAATTATTGGGATCCTTATGTAGCGCAATACATAAGACCTAAAAAGGAATTCAAGGTAAAATTGAAAGATGCCGATAAGGAGTTTGTTTTTGATGAAACCCAGGCAGATTTAAATAAGTTCGATCGTTTAATAGATGAAGTAGAACCAGGTAATTTGCGTTTGCCGGTATTAATAAAAAAGTACATTAAGCAGAATGCGAGAGTGGTTGCGTTTAATGTGGATCCATTATTCAATAACTCGGTCGACGGATTAATGTATATTAAAATTGCGGATTTACCGGAAAGTACCGTAAAGCCAGTTATGGAAGAGTTTCAGGCAGAATTAGAGCGAAAATTACATGAATCTCAAAATACTGATGTTGAGGAGTAA
- the fbp gene encoding class 1 fructose-bisphosphatase, with product MSPKRNQTLGEFIIENQDSFQYSSGELSKLINAIRLAAKVVNHEVNKAGLIDILGGVGETNIQGEDQQKLDLFANDKFIQTLKNREIVCGIASEEEDSFISINSNDDNHQNKYVVLIDPLDGSSNIDVNVSVGTIFSIYRRITPVGTPVTMEDFLQPGNQQVAAGYVVYGTSTMLVYTTGDGVNGFTLNPALGTFYLSHPNMKFPENGRIYSVNEGNYVHFHQGVKDYIKYCQMEEDDRPYTSRYIGSLVSDFHRNMIKGGIYMYPKSSVSQSGKLRLLYECNPMAFLAEQANGIAIGGKNRIMDIQPTELHQRVPFFCGSKNMVEKLQEFLNKYH from the coding sequence ATGTCTCCAAAAAGAAATCAGACCCTAGGGGAGTTTATTATTGAAAATCAAGATTCATTTCAATATTCCTCAGGTGAATTATCAAAGCTTATCAATGCTATTAGATTAGCTGCTAAAGTTGTTAACCACGAAGTGAACAAAGCAGGTCTAATCGATATTTTAGGCGGAGTTGGCGAAACCAACATTCAAGGTGAAGATCAACAAAAACTTGACCTTTTCGCTAATGACAAATTTATTCAGACTTTAAAAAACCGAGAAATAGTTTGCGGTATCGCCTCTGAAGAAGAAGATAGTTTCATTAGTATAAATAGTAATGACGACAATCACCAAAATAAATATGTAGTACTTATAGATCCTTTAGATGGGTCTTCTAACATTGATGTAAATGTTTCGGTTGGTACTATTTTCTCTATTTACAGGCGTATAACTCCCGTAGGTACACCCGTTACCATGGAAGATTTTTTACAGCCAGGTAATCAGCAAGTTGCTGCAGGTTATGTAGTGTACGGTACGTCTACCATGCTAGTATATACAACTGGTGATGGTGTAAATGGCTTTACATTAAACCCGGCATTAGGTACTTTTTATCTATCTCACCCAAATATGAAGTTTCCTGAAAATGGCAGAATTTACTCTGTAAACGAAGGAAATTATGTGCATTTTCACCAAGGGGTAAAAGATTACATTAAGTATTGCCAAATGGAAGAAGACGACAGACCTTACACTTCTAGGTATATAGGTTCTTTAGTTTCTGATTTTCATAGAAACATGATCAAAGGTGGTATATACATGTACCCAAAAAGTAGTGTAAGTCAAAGTGGAAAACTAAGATTGTTATACGAATGTAACCCTATGGCTTTCTTAGCCGAGCAAGCAAACGGAATAGCAATAGGCGGTAAAAATCGTATTATGGATATTCAACCAACAGAACTCCATCAACGGGTTCCGTTCTTCTGCGGAAGCAAAAACATGGTCGAAAAACTACAAGAATTTTTAAATAAATATCATTAA
- a CDS encoding GNAT family N-acetyltransferase yields the protein MDYTIRVAQREDMKQVLHLIQELASFEKEDDAVEVSVQNLEEDGFGKQKLFHCFVAEKNDKIVGMALVYPRYSTWKGPVIHLEDLIVTEEMRGSGLGTALLNEVVKYGDVLGVKRISWEVIDWNEPAIGFYESKGANVMRDWDVVQLDETGMKEYLSALA from the coding sequence ATGGATTATACAATTAGGGTTGCCCAAAGAGAAGATATGAAGCAAGTGCTTCACTTAATTCAAGAACTCGCCTCTTTTGAAAAGGAAGACGATGCCGTAGAAGTGAGTGTGCAGAATTTAGAGGAAGATGGTTTTGGTAAACAGAAATTGTTTCACTGTTTTGTTGCAGAAAAGAATGATAAAATTGTAGGTATGGCTTTGGTTTACCCTAGGTATTCTACTTGGAAAGGACCAGTTATTCATTTAGAAGATTTAATTGTAACAGAAGAAATGCGTGGTAGTGGTTTAGGTACGGCTCTTTTAAATGAGGTTGTTAAATACGGCGATGTGTTAGGTGTAAAGCGAATAAGTTGGGAAGTGATTGATTGGAACGAACCGGCAATTGGTTTTTATGAAAGTAAAGGAGCCAATGTAATGAGAGATTGGGATGTTGTTCAGTTAGATGAAACCGGCATGAAAGAGTATTTAAGCGCATTAGCTTAA
- a CDS encoding TerB family tellurite resistance protein, producing the protein MSFADLYSSGEHRRNLAHFAALATLASIDGEISVEEKKLLDRFATKLDITDSEYLEVFKKENKYPIDSTPDSEKRLERLYDLFRIVYSDHEIDNEERLLIKKYAIGLGFTDEKADAVIERSVAIFGGKIDFDDYLYLVKH; encoded by the coding sequence ATGTCTTTTGCAGATTTATATAGTAGCGGTGAGCACAGAAGAAACTTAGCTCATTTTGCAGCTTTGGCAACTTTAGCGTCTATTGACGGTGAAATTAGCGTTGAAGAAAAAAAATTATTAGACCGTTTCGCTACTAAATTAGATATCACTGATTCTGAGTATTTAGAGGTGTTTAAGAAAGAAAATAAATATCCTATCGATTCTACACCAGATTCTGAGAAACGATTAGAGCGTTTATACGACTTGTTTAGAATTGTATATTCTGATCATGAAATTGACAATGAAGAAAGATTGTTAATTAAGAAATATGCTATTGGTCTTGGTTTTACAGACGAAAAAGCAGATGCTGTTATTGAGCGTTCTGTAGCTATTTTTGGTGGTAAAATAGATTTCGATGATTATCTATACTTAGTAAAACACTAA
- a CDS encoding aspartate kinase, with translation MRVFKFGGASVKDANAVKNVVEVLKEVGYENTLLVVSAMGKTTNAMEDIINAYFNDKKDIPSKVAEMVDYHLDIVSELFPNAQHAIYKEIKVLVDEINGFLVWNKSPNYNFVYDQIVGYGELISTTIISAYFKEIGIANNWLDVRNFIKTDSNYRDTTVDWERTQKNVTTIDQKVLNITQGFLGSDDNNFSTTLGREGSDYSAAILAYCLNADSVTIWKDVPGVLNADPRYFKETQLLNNISYREAIELAFYGASVIHPKTLQPLQRKEIPLHVKSFIDPTGKGTTVGKGVGIEPKVPCFIVKKNQVLMKLSSLDFSFIVEDSISELFKLFHQHKIKVGLIQNSAISFSVCIDNKFGGLDALLQQLKSKFKVAHHENVSLYTIRHFNTKALESLQNGHELLLEQRGTETVQLVVK, from the coding sequence ATGAGAGTTTTTAAATTTGGAGGAGCATCGGTTAAAGATGCAAATGCGGTTAAAAATGTAGTTGAGGTTTTGAAAGAGGTAGGGTATGAAAATACGTTATTGGTAGTATCGGCAATGGGTAAAACCACCAATGCTATGGAAGATATTATAAATGCTTATTTCAATGATAAAAAAGATATACCATCTAAGGTAGCCGAAATGGTTGATTATCATTTAGATATTGTATCTGAATTATTTCCGAATGCACAACATGCTATTTATAAAGAAATAAAGGTGCTTGTTGATGAAATCAACGGCTTCTTAGTCTGGAATAAATCGCCCAATTATAACTTCGTTTACGATCAAATAGTTGGTTACGGAGAATTGATTTCTACTACGATTATCAGTGCTTATTTTAAAGAAATAGGTATTGCCAATAATTGGTTAGACGTTAGAAACTTTATAAAAACAGATAGCAATTATAGAGATACTACGGTAGATTGGGAGCGTACTCAAAAGAACGTTACTACGATCGATCAAAAAGTATTGAATATTACACAGGGATTTTTGGGTAGTGATGATAATAATTTTTCTACCACATTGGGTCGTGAAGGTTCAGATTATTCTGCTGCAATATTAGCTTATTGTTTAAATGCCGATTCTGTTACGATTTGGAAAGATGTACCGGGTGTTTTAAATGCCGATCCTAGGTATTTTAAAGAAACGCAATTGCTTAATAATATATCTTATAGAGAAGCTATTGAGCTAGCATTTTACGGGGCATCTGTAATTCACCCAAAAACATTACAGCCTTTACAGCGAAAAGAGATTCCGCTTCATGTAAAATCATTTATTGATCCTACAGGTAAAGGAACTACGGTTGGCAAAGGTGTTGGTATAGAGCCAAAAGTACCTTGTTTTATAGTGAAGAAGAATCAGGTTTTAATGAAGTTATCTTCTCTTGATTTCTCTTTTATAGTTGAAGATAGTATTAGCGAGCTATTTAAATTATTTCATCAACATAAAATAAAGGTAGGTTTAATTCAAAATTCTGCTATTAGCTTTTCAGTTTGTATCGATAATAAATTTGGAGGCTTAGATGCACTTCTACAGCAACTAAAAAGCAAGTTTAAAGTGGCTCATCATGAGAATGTTTCCCTATACACGATTAGACATTTTAATACTAAAGCGTTAGAATCGTTGCAGAACGGTCATGAGTTATTATTAGAACAACGTGGTACAGAAACGGTACAGTTGGTTGTGAAGTAA